CGCCTGCGCGGTCTGACCGCACACGATGATCCGCACCCCCGCCGCGCGCAGCGCCTGGAGGAGCGGGAGGTTGGTGTTCTCCGCGCCGAACCGCTTGCGGTAGCTCTCCTCCGTCAGCACCGCCTTGGCGGCCGTCCCATGCAGCACGAGCGCGAGGTGGAGATTTTCGCGTGGCACCCCGGCCGCACCGTGCATGTTCAGGAAGCGCGCGAGGGAGGCGATGGCGGGATTGAGCGCACCCGCGTCTTCGGGCGAGGTCGCGACGTCGAAGGCGACCCGGAAGACGTGGTCGGTCGGAGTGGGGAGGTCCAACGGATCCGTCCGATACACCGGTCCGAAGTCCGCGATGATGGGGCCCGTGCTCGGCGTCGACAGCGCCTGGGCGGAGAGGGGGCCGGCGCTCAGCGCGGCGGCGAGAGCGAACGCGTAGCGGGCAGCATGACGCATGAGGGCGATCCTGGAGGCGGAAAGAAGAACGGTGCCTCAGGATGCTGCCCGCGTGGGTCGGTCCCGGTCAAGGCGCGTCACCGCGCGGCCGCACCGCTGATGTGCCGCGGCGGGCCGTGCGCCCCCGGGTGGGCGGGGAATCGCGCCTCAGAACGGACGGAACGCGCCGGTGACCTTGGTGATGACGTCGAATCCCTGCACCGAACGGGGGAGGCGGGCTTTCACGGCCGGGTCGTCCTTCTCCAGCAGCACCATGAGGCAGGAACGATCCCCCCACTGTCCAACCGCGGTACCCACCACGCCGGGCATCCCCAGCACACTGTCGGTCAGGGCCTTGCGGGCCGTGTCGAGCGGATCTGTACGCATCTGCCTCCTCCTCGTCTGCGATGGCGACTCCCTTCGGTGTCTGCTGCTCGGGTAACGTCCAGCCGGGGGGCCGATCGACCGCGGGTCGGTCGGCGGTGGTGCTCCGGTCCGCTGCGTCCAGGATCGGATCCGGTGCCTCCGAAGGCGCCCCTGGAAAGCCCCGCTCCGGCGGCAAGACCGGCTCCAGCGAAAAGGCCCCGCTCCCGCGGGGCGGCGAGCCGGTCCCACGGCGCCGGATCGGTCCGTGGGGCCTAGTTGCCGTCGATCGTGACGCCGAACCGGTCCGTCGGGCCTAGTTGCCGTCGATCGTGACGCCGAACCGGTCCAGGACAACATCGATGGGATTGGCGATCGACGCCAGTTGGCTGCCCGCGAAGACCAGGGCCACCGGCCTCCGGTCCTGGGCGCCCTGCCCCTCGCTGACCACCAGCGAACCCGAATCGCCCGGCGCCGAGAAGCCGCCGCCGGAGATCACGATCTGGTCGACGAAACGGGCCTGGCCCCTGGGGTAGCCCACCGTCAGCGTGGCCCGGATGCCGTCGATCACGCCGTGCGTGTGTCCCGTGGTGCGTCCGAACTTCTGGACCCGCATCCCGAGCTTCGCGTCCAGCGGCTCGGTGCGCGGTGTCCCGTAGCCCCCGGGCGGGGTGCTGCGGTCCAGGCGGTCCGCCGATGTGAGCGCGAGGGCGGCGTCGATCCGGTTCTCGGGGCAGGGGAAGGGTCCCCGGCCGCAGTGCTGGATGGGCTCGAAATCGTACAGGGTGCCGAAGGCGTCGTCGGGATCGGTGCCGCCGTCCGCGCGTCCGGGCTGGAGCACGTTGTCGCCGATGGCCGCGTCGTTGGAGTTGGCGAAGACGTGGTTGTTGCTGAGCGCGAAGACCCGGGTGCCGTCCAGGACGCGGGCCCCGATGGTGCCCGCGGTCACGTCCGGCTGTCCGGAGGACACGCCGATGGGGACGGGCCGCGGAAAGTGACCGCGCGGGTTGGCGGGCGCGTCCGGCGAGGGCTCCTCGACCAGCGAGACGAACCGGCCCGTGACGGTCTCCACGACTGGAACCCGCCCGAACGATCGGGGCAGGAGGGCCACGCCCGCCGCCTCCACGTAGACCTTGAGGACGGGTTGGCCGAGCGCTCCCATGCCGATGGCGGTGCCCACCACGCCCGGCAGGCGCAGCAGATCCTCCGTGTGGGCGTCCTGGGCCGCGAAGGCCGCGCGGAAGGGGTCGGGGGGAGGCACGAGCTCGCCCAGAGGCCCGGTCCGGAAGGTGAGATCCAGACCCAGGGCCGCCACCAGGGCCAGCCGGGACAGCCAGACGCGTCGGTTCACCTCTCCTCCTACGGCGGGGAGGCCCGCCGGGTTTCCTCCTCCGGGACGGACGGATGCGAGCGGCGTGCCGGGTCCGCCTAGCCTTCGGGTTGCATGATCCGGTACTGCGACGGTGGCTCCTGCCCCAGGAGATGCCGGACGAAGTAGTCCCAGGTGCGCCGCACCACGTAGGGCTCGTTGGCGTAGCCGTGGTTGCGGTTGGGCAGGACGATCAGGTCGAAGTCCTTGTTGAGGCGGATCAGCTCGTCGATGAGCAGGATCGTCGCGTTCGGGTGCACGTTGTCGTCCAGCGTCCCGTACATCAGCAGCAGCTTCCCCTGCAGGTTGGCGGCCAGGTTCTGGTTGGCCTGCGCGTCGAAGCTGTCGCTGCCGTCGTCGTTCGGGCGGAGAAGGCCCTGGTACTTCTCACCCCAGGTGTAGTCATAGCTCCGGTTGTCGTGGTTGCCGGCGCTCGAGACGGCCACCTTGAAGAAGTCCGGGTAGCTCAGGATGGCGTCGGTGGAGGAGAATCCGCCACCCGAGTGCCCGAAGATCCCCACGCGGTCCAGGTCCATGGACGGATGGCGCCGGGCGAGCTGCCGGAGTGCCGCGATGTGGTCCGGCAGCCCGTTGTCGCGCATGTCGCCGTAGTACGCGTCGTGGAAGGCCTTGTGGCGGCCGGGCGTCCCGAACGCGTCCACCATGAAGACGATGAAGCCCAGCTCGGCCAGCGCCGCCGCGTTGCCGCCCTGCGCCACCCGCGCCACATGGCCCCGGATGGGACCGACCTGCGGTCCGGGATAGATGTAGTCCACGACCGGATAGCTTCGCGTGGAGTCGTAGTCGGACGGGAAGAACAGCAGCCCGTGCACCGGCGTCACGCCGTCGCGGCCCTTCACCTCGAAGTGGGTGGGATAGCGCCACCCGGTGGCCAGGAGGCGGGAATAGTCACCGGCCTCCAGGGTGAGCACCACGCGGCCGGTGGCGTCCCGCAACACGGTGGTGGGGGCCGACGAGAAGGTGCCGTACTGATCCACGAACCAGCGGCCGGAGGGACTGGCCGTGATCTGGTGGTCGGCGTCTTCCGGCGTCAGGCGCTCCGTGCGCGTGCCGTCCAGCCGGGCGCGATAGAGATGACGGTGGTAGAGGTCCTGGTCCGGCTCGCGTCCGGAGCCGGTGAAGTACACCCATCCCTGGGCCTCGTCGACGGACAGCAGGTCCAGGACCATCCACGGACCCTCGGTGATGCGGTTCAGCAGCGCGCCGGTGGCGACGTCGAACCGGTAGAGGTGGCCCCAGCCGTCGCGCTCGGACCACCACACCACCTCCGAGTCGTTCCGGATGACCTTCCAGTTGGGCAGGCCACCCGACTGTCCGTTGCTCTCCACGAACGTGCGGCTCGTCTCCTCCAACACCGTGCGTGCCACACCCGTGCGGGCATCGGCGGTCCACAGACGCAGCGTGTCGAAGCTGCGCACGCCCTCCGTGAAGAACACCTGGTCCGGCCCGCTCCCCCAGCGCGCGTCCTTCCACACCGTGTCGGACGCCACGCCGCAGCAGGACGTGTTGACCACGTCGAGCGGCCCCAGGTCCACGCGCACGCCCGTCCGGCTCTCCACGTCGAAGACATGAACCTCGTACGTCGGGATGACGGAGTCCCCCGGGAGCGCCACCCGGTAGCTGTGCAACGCGGGCCGACCCGTGCGCGCCTCCAGGAGGTGGAGCGGCAGCACCGCCCGCTCGTCGAAGCGATGCGTGAGGATGCGGCGCGAATCCGGCGACCAGGCCAGCACGGGCGGGGCCTCGTCTCCCCGGCGCGCCAGGGTGACCACCGAGCAGCATCCCTCGGGGGGCACGGCGTAGCCGAAGTCGGCGGCGCCGTCCTGCGAGAGCTGGATCTCCCGACCGTCCTCCACCGAGCGCACCCAGAGGTTCTCGTCGCGCGAGAAGGCGACCCACCGCCCATCCGGCGAGCCGATCTCGGTGCGGGGGCGTTCGGGGACCGGGTCGGGGCCCGCGCACACGTACGTGTCCAGGCGACAGCTCCAGCGCGCGGAGTCCGCGGTGTGGAAGCGCAGCGTATCGCCTTCGAGGTCGAAGCGTTCGAAGGGAAGCCGGTTGGCCACGTACGCCGTGTCCGCCGCCACGGAGAGCGCGGATGCGAGACGCGCATGGTCGAACGCGGGGCGGCGCGACGGGACGGACGGATCGACCAGGATGAACGCCGATCCGTCCTCGGTGCGGGCCCGATACCAGAAGCGGTCGCCCTCCAACCAGGTGGGCGTGGCCTGGTCGCCGCTCACGAAACGGGCGGCGTTGGAGCCCAGGAACTGCTCGGCGCGTGCGTAGGTGGTCTCGGTGACCTGCGCCGGAGCCGGGCGGGGGGCGACGACCACGAACAGCATCGCCAGCAGGTGGAGGCGCGTGCGCATGCGCCGCTCCTTGTGTTGGAGGTGGGTCGGCAGCGGATCCGGTGACCGTGCTGCGGGACTCAGTCGATGCGCTCCGGCACGACCTCGCGCTCGACGATCTTCCCGTCCACGACACTGACGTGGTAGACGCGCGCGTCGGCGCGGGTCGCCACGAACCGCGTGGCCTCGTTGTCCTCGAAGTAGATGCCCGCGTCGTTGTCGCAGGCCCACCCGGGCTTGAGCTCGCCGGAGGCGATGAGCCGGTGGTAGGTGGGCCGTCGCGCCGCTTCGGCGTCGTAGTGGGGCGAGTGGCTGCCCTGCAGGAAGCCCAGGCACTCGATCTTCGTGACTTCCTTGGGCCGCGAATCCGTGGTGCCCTCCTCGAACCAGCACAGCGATCCGGCGCTGGCGCCGCCGAGCACGATGCCCTGATCCCAGGCCTGACGAAGCACCTGATCGATGCCCTGCACGCGCCAGATGGCCTGCTGATTCAGCGTGTTGCCGCCGGAGACCACGATCCCGTCCATCGAGAGGAAGATCTCTTCCCACGACCGATCCATGCGGTAGCTGCTGATGAAGCTCTCCTGCACGTGCGGCTCGACGTCCAGGGGCGCGCAGCTCTGGTACCAGCGGATGATGCCCGCTTCCGAGTCGGCCGACGCGGTGGGCAGGTAGCAGAGCCGGGGGCGCGCCTTGCCCGTCAACTCCGCCATGGTCCGGATGAAGGCGGTGCCGAAGCCCCCACCGGCGATGAGGATCTTGCGGGTCGCCCGGGGGGCGGTGGCGGAGGCGGCGAGCGGCTCTGCGCCGAGACCGACGGCACCGGCCGCCGTGGCCAGCAGGAACTCACGGCGTTGCATGGACCTGACTCCGATCGGGATGTGGGTGTTGTCGGCCGCGGCCTGCGGCGAGTGCCCGTGGGCCCCTCAGGCCCACCCGTGATGCTGTCGCAGAGGACGCTGTCGTGGGCGTGCGCGCAAGGGAGCGCCCCCTGCTTGAGGCTCGTCCCCCGGACGGGACGCGCCACGGGGACCAGCGCGCCGGCGTCGGCGGCTCAGCGCAGCAGCGGCTCCAACGCCGCCCACACGTGATCGGCCACCACCCGGTGGCCTTCCGGCGTGGGGTGGATGCCGTCCTCCTGGTTGAGCGCGGGCTCGCCCGCCACGCCTTCGAGCAGGAACGGGAGCAGGGTGGCGCCGGTCTCGTCCGCCACCTCGCGGAAAACGCCACGGAAGCGGGCCGTGTAGCGATCCCCCAGGTTGGGTGGGGCCTCCATGCCGGCCACAAGCACACGGGCCTCGGGGTGGGCCGCGCGGGTGCGCCGGATCACCTCCAGCAGGTTCTCCTTCAGCGCCTCCGGATCCTGTCCGCGCAGGCCGTCGTTCGCGCCGAGCTCCAGGACCAGCACGGCCACGGGCTGCTCCAACAGCCAGTCCACACGCCGCAGACCGCCGGCGCTCGTATCTCCGCTCACGCCGCCGTTGACCACCCGGTAGTCGAGGCCCGCGGCGTCGATGCGGGCCTGGACGAGGGCGGGGAAGGCCAGGGACGGGTCCTCCAGGCCGTACCCGGCGGTCAGGCTGGTGCCCAGGAACACCACGACGGGACGCGCGTCGGCCGGGTCTGCGCGAAGGGATCCCGGCTCCGCGGGAGCGGAGGAAACTTGCGCGTCGGAGGAGCGTACCGGGTCGGGGCCGCGGCGGCCGGAGTCGCAGCCGGTCAGCCCCATGGGCACGAGCACGCCCAGCGCGCACACGAGACCCCGACCCATGATCATCGACGCCCGCGGCCTGGAGAAGACGTATCGGAGCGGAGGCCGTCCGCTCACCGTCCTGAAGGGCATCGATCTCTCCGTGGAGCCCGAGGGGTTCGTGGCGATCCTGGGCCCCTCGGGCAGCGGGAAGACCACGCTGCTCGGGTTGCTCGCGGGGCTGGACACGCCGAGCGCCGGCACGCTGCGCGTGCTGGGGCAGGACCTGTTCGCTCTTACCGAGGACCAGCGGGCCGGGTTTCGGGCCGAGCACGTGGGCTTCGTCTTCCAGACCTTCCACCTGCTGCCCACGCTCACCGCGCTCGAGAACGTCCTGGTGCCCCTGGAGCTGCGCGGCCGCACGCGCACCGGGGACGGACGGCCCATCCGGGAGCACGCGGCCGACCTGCTCGCGCGTGTCGGGTTGAGGGGGCGCCTCGATCACTATCCCGCGCAGTTGTCGGGCGGAGAGCAGCAACGCGTGGCGCTGGCCCGTGCGTTCGCGAACGAGCCCCGCCTGCTGTTCGCGGACGAGCCCACCGGCAACCTGGACTCGGCCACCGGCGAGACCGTGATCGGTCTGATGGAGGAGCTGAACCGCGATGTGCGCACCACGCTGGTGCTGGTGACGCACGACCTGGCGCTGGCGGAGCGCGCCCGCCGCATCATCCGTCTCAAGGACGGGCAGATGGTCGCGGATGAGCGCCGGACGGACGCGCACCCCGCACACTCCGCCGTCTGACCCGATGTTCGCGCTTCGTTTCGCGTGGCGGGAGGGCCGGGCCGGCGTGCGGCAGATCGGTGTCTACATGATGTCGATCACGCTGGGCGTGGCGGCGCTGGTCGCCCTCCACTCCTTCCGCGGCGACGTCACCCGTTCCGTCGAGGCCGAGGCGCGCGCCATCCTGGGCGCGGACCTGCGCTTCAGCCGGGGTACGCCCTTCTCGGACTCGATCCGGGCCGTGACGGATTCGCTCGCCGCCGAGGGCGCGCAGGTCGCGGCCGTCACCACCCTCGCGTCCATGGCGCTCAACGAGCGCACCGGCACCACCCGTCTGGTGCAGGTCCGCGGGGTCGAGCCCGGCTTCCCCTTCTACGGAGCGGTGCGGACGGATCCCGACGGCGCCTGGGCTCGGCTGGGGGACGCGCGCGGCGTGCTCGTGGACGAGGCGGTCCTGGTGCAGCTCGATGCGCGCATCGGCGACACGATCAGCGTGGGCCGCTCGCGCTTCCCTCTGCTGGGCACGGTGGACGGCCTGCCCACCGACATCGGCTTCCAGTCGGCGGTGGGCCCGCGCGTCTATCTGCCGGCCGCGGCGCTGCCCGCTACGGGGCTGCTGACGTTCGGGAGCCTGGCCCGCCACGAGATCTACGTCCGCCTGCCCGAGGGGAGCGACGCCGAGGAGCTCGACGAGCGCTACGGGGAGATGGCACGTGGACAGAATACGCGCATCACCACCGCGGACGAGCAGGCCGAGGATCTCACCGAAGGCACGCGCATCCTGAGCCGGTTCCTGGGGCTGGTGGGTCTGGCCGCGCTCCTGCTGGGTGGGATCGGTGTGGCGAGCGCCATCCACGTCTACGTCCAGGGCAAGCTCACCGCGGTCGCCGTGCTCCGCTGCCTGGGCGCCCGCCAGGGCACGGTCTTCGCCGCCTATCTGCTGCAGGCCGCGCTCCTGGGCCTGGGAGGCGCCGCCCTCGGCGTCGCCGGTGGCCTGCTGCTCCAACGCCTGCTGCCGCGCGTGGTGGGGGACCTGCTGCCCGTGACCATCGTTCCGCGCACGGATCCCGCGGCGGTGGTGGCCGGTCTGTTGATCGGCATCTGGGTCTCCGTCGTGTTCGCGCTGCTGCCCCTGCTGGCCGTGCGCGGCGTGGCCCCTCTGCAGGCCATCCGGCGCGACGTGGAGCCGGAGCGTGCGAGTCGCGCGGCGCGCGGTCTGGCCGTCGGTGCGCTCGTGCTCAGCATCGCGGGGCTGAGCGTGTGGCAGGCCCCGACCCCGGCCATCGGCGCGGGCTTCGCCGCCGGTCTGGCGGTCACGCTGGGGCTCCTGTGGGTGGCGGCACGTGCGCTCGTGTCCGGCACGCGCCGCTTCTTTCCCGCCCGAGCGGGCTACACCGTGCGGCAGGGCGTGTCCAACCTCTTCCGTCCGCACAACCAGACGGTTTCGGTGACGCTCGCGCTGGGCTTCGGCGTCTACGTGATCGGCGCCGTGGCGTTGATCGAGCGCAGCCTGCAGCGCCAGCTGGACTTCGACGCGGGCGCCTCCCAGGCCAATGTGCTGCTGTTCGACGTGCAGCCCGACCAGCGAAGCGGGGTGGTGGACCTCGTCGGGTCCGTGTCGGAGGGGCCCGTGGACGTCACCCCGATCGTGACGGCCCGCATCGCCGCCCTGGATGGCGTCTCGGTCACGGAGCTGCTCGCGGACACCACGGAGGCGGCGCCGGAGCGCTGGGCGCTCCGGCGCGTGTACCGCAACACCTATCGGGAGGGCGGCCTCACGGACGCCGAGACCCTGGTGGCCGGGTCCTGGTGGGACACGACCACGGCCGGCCCTCCCGACCTGGACGGTCTGCCGCCCGTCTCGGTCGAGCAGGACCTGGCCGCGGACCTGGGGGTGGGCGTGGGTGACCGCATCACCTGGGACGTGCAGGGCCGGACGATCGAGACCCGGATCGGTAGCCTGCGCGCGGTCGACTGGGCCCGCTTCCAGACCAACTTCTTCGTGGTCTTCCCGCCCGGAGTGCTGGAGGAGGCGCCGCACACCCTGCTGGCGCTCGCGCGCGTGCCGGACGTGGAGACGCGGACCGCGCTGCAGCGCGACCTGGTGCGCGCCTATCCCAACGTGTCCGTGCTGGACCTCGCACAGGTGCAGGAGGTCCTCGACCGCGTGCTGGGCACCGTGTCGGGTGCGCTGCGCTTCCTGGCTGGATTCTCGGTGCTGGGAGGGATCCTGGTGCTGGTGGGTGCACTGGCCACGTCGCGCTTCCAGCGCATGCGGGAAGGCGCGCTCCTCAAGACGCTGGGCGCCCGTCGGCGTCAGGTGCTGGCCGTGCTCACCACGGAGTACTTCGCGTTGGGCGCGTTGGGCGCGCTGGCGGGGTTGGCCCTGGCCACGGTGGCGGCATGGGGCGTGGTGCGCTTCGTGTTCGATGGCCCCTTCGTGTTCCCCGTCGGGATCACCGCCGCCATCGCCGTGGGCGTGACCGCGGGCACCGTCCTGATCGGCATGGCCGGCAGCCGGAACGTGCTGGGCCGGCCCCCGCTCGCCGTCCTGCGCGAGATCACCGAGTAGGCGCGAACGGCCGGGCCCGCACGCGGACGGACGGCCAGGGCGGCCTGCGGCCGGTCACGGGCCCGCGCACCGCACGGATCCGGATGCTCAGGCGGGATTTCCGAAGCGGCCCTCGGACATCCGCTCGGCCACCGACCACCCCATGGTCTCCGTGACGCCGAAGGCCACGCCCGCGTTCAGCACGTTCCCCAGCCCCGGCACGAAGCGCAGCAGCACCTTGGCCGCGCCGCGGCCGACAATGGTCCCGAGCGAGGCATAGACGACTGAACGCGCCGCCGCATCGGTGACCTCGAGCCCGAAGACGCGCCCGAGCCCCACGATCATCGCCACCTGGACCGGCATGATCAGGATGGCATCTCCTCCCGGGACCTGGGCCAGCCCTGCGCCGATCCCGGCGGCCGCGGTGCCGGCGGCATGGATGATGGTCGCGCAGCGCTTCTGTTGCTCGTCGGTCACGGGGAGCCTCCTCGGCATCATGGGATACGGCCCGCGCGCCGGAGGGCGGGCTCCGGGGGGTCGCGCACGTTCCCCCTACGTCGGGTGCGCGCGATCTGCTTCAACGCCCGTGCCGCGCGGACCGGGGTCTGCCCGGCCCTTTCGTCGCGGCTCAACCCGCCGCACGGCGGCCACGTCGCACGCCCGCCTCGGAACGCCGGTACGCCGGGGTCCGGCAGCCCGTTCCCGACCGGGGTCCGGACCCGGCCGGATCACGCGATCCGTGGCGGTGGCGCGCGCCGGCACGATGCTCGCGCACGTGGGGTCTCCGCGCCGGCCAGGCGCGCGGTCGGACCCTTTCAAGTGGAAGGAAATCATGCTTCAACGATCGATCGCAGCGGCGGTCCTCGCGATCGTCGCGCTCCCGCTGGCGGTCGCGGCGCAGACGAGCGACCTCACGGTGGGGACGAGCTTCGGGTATCAGGACGGCGTGGGCACCCGCCTCTTCGCCGTGCGGGGCAACGTCGCGGAGGGCCTCCCGGTGCTGGTGCGGGGCGAGCTCGGATACGTCGCCACGGATCCGGGAAGCGCGCCGAACGCCCGGCGGATCTTCATCAACAACGCCACCAACGGAACGCCCGCCTCGAGCGGTCGCACGCTGGATGCCGCCTTCGATGTCCTGCTGCGCACATCCCGGTTCGGCGTGCCGAGGGCGTACTGGTACGCGGGCGTGCGGTATGCCCGCTTCAAGGGAAACTTCAAGTATATCGGGGGCAACGAGGACTTCGACGTCGTCAGCAACCACTGGGGTCTGGGTGCCGGGGTGCAGAGCTTCCACGCCATGACGCCGCGCCTCGACCTCGTCCTGACCGGCGGACTGGAGGTCTTCCGGAGCGCCCGTCTCACCGGTCACGACACGTCGTACGCGCCCGGTGACGAGAACGTCAACGCGCGCGAGGACTACACCTACGGGGATGCCGACGAGGCCATCCATCAGCCCAAGCTGCGCCCGGTCCTGAGCGTGGGCTTCGGCTACCGGATGGGACCCCGGTAGGGCGGCGCGCGCGGATTCCCGGGACGGCGGACCGGCGGGCGTCCCCGGCCGCGCCGCGCCCGGAGGGCGTCCCTGGTCGGTGCGCGCCCGGCGGGCGTCCCTGGCCGGTCCGCGCCCCGGCGGGCGTCCCCGGCCGGTCCGCGCCCCGGCGGTCGGTCCAGCGGACCGCGGGCGTCCGTTCCTTCAGGGCGCGGGCGGCTCGTTCGACTCGGCGCCGTACTCCTGCAGCTTCCGATAGAGCGTCTTGCGATCGAGGCCCAGGATCTCGGCCGCGCGCGATTTGTTGCCGCCGGTGATGCGCAGGATCTCGAGCGTGTAGGCGCGCTCCACCTCCGCAAGCGGCAGGTGGCGAGCGCCGGCCTCGTAGATGGTCGCCCGCAACAGGCTCCCGTCCCGGACCCGATCGGGCAGGGCGTCCGGTCCGATCTCATCGGCCTCCGACAGCGTGGCGGCGCGCTCCACCACGCTCCGGAGCTCCCGCACGTTGCCGGGCCAGGCATAGCCGGTGAGCACGCCCATCGCGGGAATCGAGAAGCGCCGCGCTGCTCCGGAAGAAGCGGGAAAGCGGGCCAGGAAGTGCTCGACCAGGGCGGTGATGTCGGCCGGCCGCTCGCGTAGCGGCACGACGTGCAGCGTCAGGCCGTTGAGGCGCCAGTAGAGGTCCTCGCGGAAGCGCCCGGCGGAGACCTCCTCGTCCAGATCCCGGTTGGTGGCGGCAACCAGCCGCACATCCACGTGTCGCGAGCGGGTGGCACCCACCCGGCGGATCTCCCCGTCCTCCAGGGCCCGGAGCAGCTTCGGTTGCAGCGCCGGCGGCAGCTCGCCGATCTCGTCCAGGTAGAGGGTCCCGCCGTCGGCCTCCTCGAAGAGCCCGGTCTTGGCGCGGTCGGCGCCGGTGAACGCGCCCCGCTCGTGACCGAAGAGCTCCGATTCCAGCAGGTTCTCGGGGAGCGTGGCGCAGTTGACCGCCACCATGGCCGCGCGACCGGACGCGGCGTGTACGGCCCGCGCCACCAGCTCCTTGCCCGTTCCCGTCTCGCCCGTGATCAGCACCGGCAGCGGGGAACGCGCCACCTTGCCGATCATCTCCAGCAACGCGCGCGTCGGGCCGCTGCTGCCCACGATCCCGTCGATCGCGCGCGTCCGTGCCCGCGCGGGGGACGCGGCCGTCTCGCGCCGAAGGCGGCTCTCCTCGAGGGCGCGTTGCACCGAGAGCAACAGCTCGTCGTTCGAGAAGGGCTTGGTCAGGTAGTCGAAGGCGCCTTGCTTGACCAGCTCGATCGCGGAGTCGATGGAGCCGAAGGCGGTGATCACGATGACGTTCACATCCGGCCGCTGACGGCGCACCGCCTCCAGGACGTCGCGTCCCGTGGCGCCCGGCATGCGCAGGTCCGTGATGACGAGGCGCACGTCGGGTCGCTCGAGGTCGTCGATCGCGTCCCGTCCCGAGGGGACAGCCCGGACGCGGTAGCCGGATTCATCGAGGACTTCCTGGAGGAGGACGCGCAGATCGCGGTCGTCCTCGGCGAGGAGGATGCAGTCACTGGATGGCATGGATCGCGGGTGTGGGGGCGGGGAGGGCAAGGGTCAGGCAGGTGCCGGGACCGCCGTCGTCGATCAGCTCCAGCACCCCACCATGCTCTTCGATGATCAGCCGCGCCACCGCCAACCCCAGTCCGGTCCCACCGCCGTCGGCCTTGGTGGTGAAGAAGGGCTCGAACACCTGCGCGCGATGCTCGGGCGCGATTCCCGGGCCGCTGTCCCGCACGTCCACGCGCACACCGGCATCGTCGAGGCCGACGTCGACCGTGACGGCGCGGGGCCGCGCGCGGTCGGGCTCGCGGCTCATGGCCTGTTGCGCGTTCAACAGCAGATTGAGCAGCACCTGCTGGAGGGCGTCACGATCGCCGTGGACCACGGCCCGGGGTGCGCCGGTACGGCCGAGCTCGATGCCCTCGGCATCGAACTGCATGGAGACGAGCTCCAGCGTCTCATCGATGAGCGGCACCAGGTCCACGGGGCCGGGCCGGCGTTCGCGGGGCCGAGCGAAGTCGAGAAGGCTCCGGACGATGCGGGTGATGCGATCGATCTGTTGCACGATGATGGAGAGGTCTCGGGACTCCGCGCCGGCCCGCGCGTGCCGGCGTGCCATCAGGTCCGCGCGCCCGCGGATCACGTGCAGCGGTGCA
Above is a window of Gemmatimonadota bacterium DNA encoding:
- a CDS encoding FtsX-like permease family protein, with the translated sequence MFALRFAWREGRAGVRQIGVYMMSITLGVAALVALHSFRGDVTRSVEAEARAILGADLRFSRGTPFSDSIRAVTDSLAAEGAQVAAVTTLASMALNERTGTTRLVQVRGVEPGFPFYGAVRTDPDGAWARLGDARGVLVDEAVLVQLDARIGDTISVGRSRFPLLGTVDGLPTDIGFQSAVGPRVYLPAAALPATGLLTFGSLARHEIYVRLPEGSDAEELDERYGEMARGQNTRITTADEQAEDLTEGTRILSRFLGLVGLAALLLGGIGVASAIHVYVQGKLTAVAVLRCLGARQGTVFAAYLLQAALLGLGGAALGVAGGLLLQRLLPRVVGDLLPVTIVPRTDPAAVVAGLLIGIWVSVVFALLPLLAVRGVAPLQAIRRDVEPERASRAARGLAVGALVLSIAGLSVWQAPTPAIGAGFAAGLAVTLGLLWVAARALVSGTRRFFPARAGYTVRQGVSNLFRPHNQTVSVTLALGFGVYVIGAVALIERSLQRQLDFDAGASQANVLLFDVQPDQRSGVVDLVGSVSEGPVDVTPIVTARIAALDGVSVTELLADTTEAAPERWALRRVYRNTYREGGLTDAETLVAGSWWDTTTAGPPDLDGLPPVSVEQDLAADLGVGVGDRITWDVQGRTIETRIGSLRAVDWARFQTNFFVVFPPGVLEEAPHTLLALARVPDVETRTALQRDLVRAYPNVSVLDLAQVQEVLDRVLGTVSGALRFLAGFSVLGGILVLVGALATSRFQRMREGALLKTLGARRRQVLAVLTTEYFALGALGALAGLALATVAAWGVVRFVFDGPFVFPVGITAAIAVGVTAGTVLIGMAGSRNVLGRPPLAVLREITE
- a CDS encoding arylesterase, which produces MGRGLVCALGVLVPMGLTGCDSGRRGPDPVRSSDAQVSSAPAEPGSLRADPADARPVVVFLGTSLTAGYGLEDPSLAFPALVQARIDAAGLDYRVVNGGVSGDTSAGGLRRVDWLLEQPVAVLVLELGANDGLRGQDPEALKENLLEVIRRTRAAHPEARVLVAGMEAPPNLGDRYTARFRGVFREVADETGATLLPFLLEGVAGEPALNQEDGIHPTPEGHRVVADHVWAALEPLLR
- a CDS encoding peptidase E: MQRREFLLATAAGAVGLGAEPLAASATAPRATRKILIAGGGFGTAFIRTMAELTGKARPRLCYLPTASADSEAGIIRWYQSCAPLDVEPHVQESFISSYRMDRSWEEIFLSMDGIVVSGGNTLNQQAIWRVQGIDQVLRQAWDQGIVLGGASAGSLCWFEEGTTDSRPKEVTKIECLGFLQGSHSPHYDAEAARRPTYHRLIASGELKPGWACDNDAGIYFEDNEATRFVATRADARVYHVSVVDGKIVEREVVPERID
- a CDS encoding DPP IV N-terminal domain-containing protein; amino-acid sequence: MRTRLHLLAMLFVVVAPRPAPAQVTETTYARAEQFLGSNAARFVSGDQATPTWLEGDRFWYRARTEDGSAFILVDPSVPSRRPAFDHARLASALSVAADTAYVANRLPFERFDLEGDTLRFHTADSARWSCRLDTYVCAGPDPVPERPRTEIGSPDGRWVAFSRDENLWVRSVEDGREIQLSQDGAADFGYAVPPEGCCSVVTLARRGDEAPPVLAWSPDSRRILTHRFDERAVLPLHLLEARTGRPALHSYRVALPGDSVIPTYEVHVFDVESRTGVRVDLGPLDVVNTSCCGVASDTVWKDARWGSGPDQVFFTEGVRSFDTLRLWTADARTGVARTVLEETSRTFVESNGQSGGLPNWKVIRNDSEVVWWSERDGWGHLYRFDVATGALLNRITEGPWMVLDLLSVDEAQGWVYFTGSGREPDQDLYHRHLYRARLDGTRTERLTPEDADHQITASPSGRWFVDQYGTFSSAPTTVLRDATGRVVLTLEAGDYSRLLATGWRYPTHFEVKGRDGVTPVHGLLFFPSDYDSTRSYPVVDYIYPGPQVGPIRGHVARVAQGGNAAALAELGFIVFMVDAFGTPGRHKAFHDAYYGDMRDNGLPDHIAALRQLARRHPSMDLDRVGIFGHSGGGFSSTDAILSYPDFFKVAVSSAGNHDNRSYDYTWGEKYQGLLRPNDDGSDSFDAQANQNLAANLQGKLLLMYGTLDDNVHPNATILLIDELIRLNKDFDLIVLPNRNHGYANEPYVVRRTWDYFVRHLLGQEPPSQYRIMQPEG
- a CDS encoding DsrE family protein, encoding MRHAARYAFALAAALSAGPLSAQALSTPSTGPIIADFGPVYRTDPLDLPTPTDHVFRVAFDVATSPEDAGALNPAIASLARFLNMHGAAGVPRENLHLALVLHGTAAKAVLTEESYRKRFGAENTNLPLLQALRAAGVRIIVCGQTAQARGLPRAEFAPGIELALSAMTAHALLQEQGYTLNPF
- a CDS encoding ABC transporter ATP-binding protein, translated to MIIDARGLEKTYRSGGRPLTVLKGIDLSVEPEGFVAILGPSGSGKTTLLGLLAGLDTPSAGTLRVLGQDLFALTEDQRAGFRAEHVGFVFQTFHLLPTLTALENVLVPLELRGRTRTGDGRPIREHAADLLARVGLRGRLDHYPAQLSGGEQQRVALARAFANEPRLLFADEPTGNLDSATGETVIGLMEELNRDVRTTLVLVTHDLALAERARRIIRLKDGQMVADERRTDAHPAHSAV